The Candidatus Ozemobacteraceae bacterium genome contains a region encoding:
- a CDS encoding Smr/MutS family protein, whose protein sequence is MESKSLDNLEFSKVLKLIAAYAGSRAGQDAVMGLRPTSDVPAIQTALQEMDELYSFVAGGGHMPVGGLRDLRELMIRLRTGSESLSGDDLLCVRADIEVARAVQKAFESAGWFGERLPDSRLVERVNRMPTLGTAHREIVQAISDKGEVRDDASPRLASLRRELAQARSEIERRLTELVNAGGDIFQDRFFTIRGDRYVVPVRSSSQSLVQGLVHDTSGSGQTVFMEPLEFLPLNNRLARLRSEEREEVLRILRDLTDLLRNASAELGEMFETLVFFDALLARVKFARDYDAHRPDIAPDRHVRLERARHPLLHPGCVPLDLEMDPKKACVVVTGPNGGGKTVALKIVGVNALLMQSGCYIMASGGSRLPVFDAILADIGEAQSIEEHLSTFTSHLKRLKEILDVCGPKSLVLIDEIGGGTDPSEGAALAGGILKEITRRGAFSLVTSHYDALKEVAFVTPGFVNAGMEFDESSFRPTFRFLMGVPGRSNALAVARQFGLPEAALADLALRMGTGSGEEKALFEALERERHRAETLRRAWEEKVASADRKQVELDAALEQLKEFRRTKRDALTDEFETRLKERLRDIESVIHELREAASRGVAVETDVQRARGTLAEARTALSELDERRELSELSERPTSSSDEPLKTGEMVIWTGMPKPGVLETIDPGRGKAVVSYDGKRMSVASADLRRASIKNRPEKPVSTVIGAATPLIRDEIDLRGMRVEEALEKAKSYLEMAEAQKIGRVFLIHGKGTGALQKSIHEFLKKSRWRGKFRFGRYGEGDLGVTVVVFDPAADSQKPGEEERSSRGVKLAPGRRRKGDRDA, encoded by the coding sequence ATGGAATCAAAATCGCTCGATAATCTGGAGTTCTCGAAAGTTCTGAAGCTGATCGCCGCTTATGCCGGTTCGCGCGCAGGGCAGGATGCGGTCATGGGGCTGCGGCCGACATCCGATGTGCCGGCGATCCAGACGGCCCTCCAGGAAATGGACGAGCTGTATTCCTTTGTCGCCGGCGGCGGGCACATGCCGGTCGGAGGTCTCCGCGACCTGCGCGAGTTGATGATCCGCCTGCGGACGGGCTCGGAAAGCCTCTCCGGCGATGACCTTCTGTGCGTCCGGGCCGACATCGAGGTTGCCCGGGCGGTTCAAAAAGCCTTCGAGTCCGCCGGTTGGTTCGGGGAGCGTCTGCCGGACAGCCGTCTCGTCGAGCGCGTAAACCGCATGCCCACTCTTGGAACGGCCCACCGCGAGATCGTCCAGGCGATCTCTGACAAGGGCGAGGTCCGCGACGACGCGTCTCCGCGCCTGGCCTCGCTTCGCCGCGAACTCGCCCAGGCCCGGTCCGAGATCGAGCGCCGTCTGACGGAGCTCGTGAACGCCGGCGGAGACATTTTCCAGGACCGGTTTTTCACCATCCGGGGCGACCGCTACGTCGTGCCCGTCCGATCGTCCAGCCAAAGCCTCGTCCAGGGCCTCGTCCACGACACCTCGGGGTCGGGCCAGACCGTCTTCATGGAGCCGCTCGAGTTCCTTCCCCTCAACAACCGTCTCGCGCGCCTCCGGTCCGAAGAGCGCGAGGAGGTTCTCCGCATCCTCCGTGACCTCACGGATCTCCTGCGGAACGCGAGCGCCGAACTCGGGGAGATGTTCGAGACGCTCGTCTTCTTCGACGCCCTGCTCGCGCGGGTGAAATTCGCCCGGGACTACGATGCGCACCGGCCCGACATCGCTCCAGACAGGCATGTCCGCCTCGAACGGGCCAGGCATCCGCTGCTGCACCCCGGCTGCGTTCCTCTCGACCTGGAAATGGACCCGAAAAAGGCCTGCGTCGTCGTGACGGGGCCGAACGGGGGAGGCAAAACGGTCGCCCTCAAGATCGTCGGCGTGAACGCGCTGCTTATGCAAAGCGGTTGCTATATCATGGCGTCGGGCGGCTCGCGACTGCCGGTGTTCGACGCCATTCTCGCCGACATCGGCGAGGCGCAGAGCATCGAGGAGCATCTATCCACCTTCACGTCGCATCTCAAACGGCTCAAGGAGATCCTCGACGTATGCGGCCCGAAATCGCTCGTGCTCATCGACGAGATCGGCGGCGGCACCGACCCCTCGGAAGGCGCCGCGCTCGCCGGCGGCATCCTGAAGGAAATCACCCGGCGCGGCGCGTTTTCCCTCGTCACGTCGCACTACGACGCCCTCAAGGAGGTCGCGTTCGTCACGCCGGGCTTCGTGAACGCAGGCATGGAATTCGATGAATCCTCGTTCAGGCCCACGTTTCGGTTCCTCATGGGGGTGCCGGGAAGGAGCAATGCACTGGCCGTCGCGCGGCAGTTCGGCCTTCCCGAGGCGGCGCTCGCCGACCTCGCCCTGCGGATGGGCACGGGGAGCGGCGAGGAAAAGGCGCTGTTCGAGGCGCTCGAACGCGAACGCCATCGTGCCGAAACGCTTCGCCGGGCATGGGAGGAAAAGGTCGCGTCAGCCGACCGGAAACAGGTCGAACTCGACGCGGCGCTGGAGCAACTCAAGGAATTTCGGCGGACGAAACGCGACGCGCTGACCGACGAGTTCGAAACCCGACTGAAGGAACGTCTGCGCGACATCGAGAGCGTCATCCATGAGCTTCGCGAGGCCGCTTCCCGCGGAGTTGCGGTTGAGACCGACGTCCAACGTGCCCGCGGGACGCTGGCGGAAGCCAGAACGGCCCTTTCCGAACTCGACGAACGCCGGGAACTCAGCGAGCTTAGCGAGCGGCCCACGTCTTCATCCGATGAGCCTTTGAAGACCGGCGAGATGGTCATCTGGACCGGCATGCCGAAGCCGGGTGTTCTTGAAACGATCGACCCCGGCCGCGGAAAAGCCGTCGTTTCGTATGATGGAAAGAGAATGTCCGTTGCGAGCGCCGATCTGCGAAGGGCGAGCATCAAGAACAGACCTGAAAAACCCGTTTCAACCGTCATCGGTGCGGCCACCCCCCTGATCAGGGACGAAATCGACCTCCGGGGCATGCGCGTGGAGGAGGCGCTCGAGAAAGCCAAGTCCTACCTCGAGATGGCCGAAGCGCAGAAAATCGGCCGCGTCTTTCTCATTCACGGCAAGGGCACCGGGGCGCTGCAGAAATCCATTCATGAATTTCTCAAGAAGAGTCGCTGGCGCGGCAAATTCCGATTCGGCCGCTACGGGGAAGGCGATCTCGGCGTGACCGTCGTCGTGTTCGACCCCGCCGCCGATTCCCAGAAACCCGGCGAAGAGGAACGCAGCAGCCGGGGAGTGAAACTCGCTCCGGGCCGCCGCCGCAAAGGCGACCGTGATGCGTGA